One Leisingera sp. M658 genomic window carries:
- a CDS encoding dihydroneopterin aldolase, giving the protein MPSEIRLAFAHPSERSVATAAPGPLDRISLRDHTVEVEIGAFQAERGSTQRISFNVVVEIAPLPKDLDDDVDRILSYDKLTEAIAHELAAERLNLLETLAERVAERILLEHQAVRAFVRIEKLDRGPGALGVEVVRSKDQITHPVDEEERPHPRLMYLSNDAIDSGNLTAWIDQMECRRRPLILCVGAHLLEVPTTGHKWTQRRIDLLAIEQNAWRLAAKDDRCVVVSTRTELDWAIKNGQICVWAPSKIVLDAVEGPSAPPSNSVALAAWFAATFEAGEMIVLGGDLPDNPGVPLRAVSVEQTQL; this is encoded by the coding sequence ATGCCCTCTGAAATCCGCCTTGCCTTTGCGCACCCGTCCGAGCGTTCTGTGGCCACTGCTGCGCCGGGACCGCTGGACCGCATTTCCCTGCGGGATCACACTGTCGAGGTGGAGATCGGCGCCTTTCAGGCCGAGCGCGGCTCGACCCAGCGGATCAGCTTCAATGTGGTGGTCGAAATTGCGCCGTTGCCCAAGGACCTGGATGACGATGTCGACCGGATTCTGTCTTATGACAAGCTGACCGAGGCAATCGCCCATGAGCTGGCGGCCGAACGGCTGAACCTTTTGGAGACACTGGCCGAACGGGTGGCCGAGCGGATCCTGCTGGAGCATCAGGCGGTGCGCGCCTTTGTGCGGATCGAAAAACTGGACCGCGGTCCCGGCGCGCTGGGCGTCGAAGTGGTGCGCTCCAAGGACCAGATCACCCATCCGGTGGATGAAGAAGAGCGCCCGCATCCGCGGCTGATGTATCTGTCTAACGACGCGATCGACAGCGGCAACCTGACCGCCTGGATCGACCAGATGGAATGCCGCCGGCGGCCGCTGATCCTGTGCGTTGGCGCCCACCTGCTGGAGGTCCCCACCACCGGTCACAAATGGACACAGCGCCGGATCGATCTGCTGGCAATCGAACAGAACGCCTGGCGCCTTGCCGCCAAGGATGACCGTTGCGTGGTGGTTTCGACCCGGACCGAGCTGGACTGGGCGATCAAGAACGGCCAGATCTGCGTCTGGGCGCCGTCCAAGATCGTGCTGGACGCGGTGGAAGGCCCCTCGGCCCCGCCGTCGAACTCGGTTGCGCTGGCGGCCTGGTTTGCGGCGACCTTTGAGGCGGGTGAAATGATTGTGCTTGGCGGGGATTTGCCTGATAATCCCGGTGTCCCCTTGCGGGCCGTCAGCGTGGAGCAAACACAACTGTGA
- a CDS encoding cell wall hydrolase: MKLLTMIAVMAATIAMGKSVAAETGLGTLIEREQASLSAVPARKFSGFFGIRNNAFKSRKARPQIEYSKAWLDAQPKAAGGEQFACLAEALYFEARGETVKGQFAVAEVILNRVKSAQFPNSLCGVIKQGTGRKYQCQFTYTCDGHKEVINEKKAYQRVAKVARAALNGLKSELTGGATYYHTTAVRPRWSRTFTNTARIGVHLFYRDERYRTALSN, encoded by the coding sequence ATGAAATTGTTGACTATGATTGCCGTGATGGCTGCCACCATCGCGATGGGTAAGAGTGTTGCTGCCGAAACCGGTCTGGGTACGCTGATCGAGCGTGAACAGGCCAGTTTGAGCGCAGTGCCTGCGCGGAAGTTCAGCGGGTTTTTCGGGATCCGCAACAACGCGTTCAAGAGCCGCAAGGCGCGGCCGCAGATCGAATACAGCAAGGCGTGGCTGGATGCCCAGCCGAAAGCTGCCGGCGGCGAGCAATTCGCCTGTCTGGCCGAAGCGCTGTATTTCGAGGCCCGCGGTGAAACCGTAAAAGGCCAGTTTGCAGTGGCCGAAGTGATCCTGAACCGGGTCAAGAGCGCGCAATTCCCGAATTCGCTTTGCGGTGTGATCAAGCAGGGAACCGGGCGCAAGTACCAGTGCCAGTTCACCTATACCTGCGATGGCCACAAGGAAGTGATCAACGAAAAGAAGGCGTATCAGCGGGTGGCCAAGGTGGCACGCGCCGCGCTGAACGGGCTGAAGTCAGAGCTGACCGGCGGTGCGACCTACTATCATACCACCGCGGTCCGGCCGCGCTGGAGCCGCACCTTCACAAACACAGCGCGCATCGGCGTGCATCTGTTCTACCGGGACGAACGTTACCGGACGGCGCTGAGCAACTGA
- a CDS encoding pyruvate, phosphate dikinase: protein MSCPYGDLQRRRAAVQKDFEQIPPASLITATAPIAATTHGGRAKCLQRLERLDLPVPRTVALSFDAVHSIAEGQMPDLTAVLSEFDPEALLCVRPSSEDPDWGGPGAILNIGMNDARYVDLCDSLGREAAAALFLRFVQSYAVHVARLDPDVFDDVEDGGPDALSEILHAYEAETDEPFPQDPGEQLAAVLRSMARAWEGTSARLLRQAKGAPADAGLGLVVQEMIPGVGQGECGSGVLQLVNSTTGSPRLTGRYLSQSQGRDALGAGAKALYLARDTRGLSLEELAPEAFADIQSHAALMREKLREEMQLEFVIENGRVHILDGVRVVRSAQAAVRIAVALAEDGIIPQEEALMRVDAHILNEMLHRQVAPDAERDVIGSGIAASPGAATGKLVFTAAGAQASASRGEPCILVRRETSPEDVRGMHAAAGVLTEKGGMTSHAAVIGRGLGLPCIVGALNMKFHSKRKMLEAADGRVFRAGDIITIDGSSGHVLAGQPAMLEAAQDGALQTLLAWADEARDIGIRANADTPEDAETARKFNAQGIGLCRTEHMFFEPGRLTVMREMIFAETPSGRAAVLERLLPMQRDDFRELFRIMEGMPVCIRLFDPPLHEFLPATKTGQRELSEALGIPVSDVTRRVEEMGEYNPMLGLRGVRLGVTVPEIYDMQARAIFEATLEASKWGEPVVPEIMIPLVSAKREVELVKARIDAVAAAVKAERGEDFTYRLGVMVETPRAALRAGEISPHTAFLSFGTNDLTQMTYGLSRDDAGRFMSDYVNQGVFPEDPFHVLDTDGVGELLKLGVQRGRAENSAITLSICGEHGGNPESIAFCRDAGFDYVSCSPFRVPVARLAAAQLAISGKTGQTAPTYTKY, encoded by the coding sequence ATGTCTTGTCCTTATGGTGACTTGCAAAGGAGACGTGCTGCAGTGCAGAAAGATTTCGAACAGATCCCGCCGGCTTCCCTGATCACCGCGACCGCACCGATTGCCGCCACCACCCATGGCGGGCGGGCGAAATGCCTGCAGCGGCTGGAGCGGCTGGACCTGCCGGTGCCGCGCACAGTGGCGCTGTCTTTTGATGCGGTGCATTCCATTGCCGAAGGCCAGATGCCGGATCTGACAGCAGTGCTGAGCGAATTCGACCCGGAGGCGCTGCTGTGCGTGCGCCCGTCTTCCGAGGATCCGGATTGGGGCGGACCGGGCGCGATCCTGAATATCGGCATGAATGACGCGCGTTACGTGGATCTTTGCGACAGTCTGGGCCGCGAGGCCGCCGCGGCTTTGTTCCTGCGCTTTGTGCAATCTTATGCAGTGCATGTGGCGCGGCTGGACCCGGATGTGTTCGACGATGTCGAGGATGGCGGCCCGGACGCGCTGAGCGAGATCCTGCACGCTTACGAGGCGGAAACGGATGAGCCTTTCCCGCAGGATCCAGGCGAACAGCTGGCGGCGGTGCTGCGGTCGATGGCGCGGGCCTGGGAAGGCACCTCGGCGCGGCTCTTGCGCCAGGCCAAGGGCGCACCTGCTGATGCAGGCCTGGGGCTAGTGGTGCAGGAAATGATCCCCGGTGTCGGCCAGGGCGAATGCGGCTCCGGCGTGCTGCAGCTGGTGAATTCGACCACCGGCAGCCCCAGGCTGACCGGACGCTACCTGAGCCAAAGCCAGGGGCGCGATGCGCTGGGGGCTGGGGCTAAGGCGCTGTATCTGGCCAGGGATACGCGCGGGCTGTCGCTGGAGGAGCTGGCGCCGGAGGCTTTTGCGGACATTCAATCCCATGCCGCGCTGATGCGTGAGAAGCTGCGTGAGGAAATGCAGCTGGAGTTTGTCATTGAGAACGGGCGCGTGCATATCCTCGACGGGGTGCGGGTGGTGCGCTCGGCGCAGGCTGCGGTGCGGATCGCTGTAGCGCTGGCCGAAGACGGCATTATCCCGCAGGAAGAGGCGCTGATGCGGGTGGATGCGCATATCCTGAATGAGATGCTGCACCGCCAGGTGGCGCCGGATGCGGAACGGGATGTGATTGGCAGCGGCATCGCCGCCAGCCCGGGGGCTGCCACGGGCAAGCTGGTCTTTACCGCCGCCGGGGCGCAGGCCAGCGCGTCCCGCGGGGAGCCTTGCATTCTGGTGCGCCGGGAAACCTCTCCTGAAGACGTGCGCGGAATGCATGCCGCTGCCGGGGTGCTGACCGAAAAGGGCGGCATGACCAGCCACGCTGCGGTGATCGGCCGCGGGCTGGGGCTGCCGTGTATTGTCGGCGCCCTGAACATGAAATTCCACAGCAAGCGCAAGATGCTGGAGGCGGCGGATGGCCGGGTGTTCCGGGCTGGTGACATTATCACGATCGACGGCAGCAGCGGCCATGTGCTGGCGGGCCAGCCGGCGATGCTGGAGGCGGCCCAGGACGGGGCGCTGCAAACCTTGCTGGCCTGGGCGGACGAGGCCCGCGACATTGGCATTCGCGCCAATGCTGATACGCCGGAAGATGCTGAAACGGCACGGAAATTCAATGCGCAGGGCATCGGGCTCTGCCGCACGGAACACATGTTCTTTGAGCCCGGCCGCCTGACGGTGATGCGGGAGATGATTTTTGCCGAGACGCCGTCAGGGCGGGCTGCGGTGCTGGAGCGGCTGCTGCCGATGCAGCGTGACGATTTCCGCGAACTGTTCCGGATCATGGAGGGGATGCCGGTCTGCATCCGCCTGTTCGATCCGCCGCTGCATGAATTCCTGCCTGCCACCAAAACCGGTCAGCGGGAATTGTCCGAGGCACTGGGCATCCCGGTCAGCGATGTCACCCGCCGGGTCGAGGAAATGGGCGAATACAACCCCATGCTGGGCCTGCGCGGTGTGCGGCTGGGGGTCACGGTTCCGGAAATCTATGACATGCAGGCGCGGGCGATCTTTGAAGCCACCTTGGAGGCGTCGAAATGGGGCGAGCCTGTGGTGCCAGAGATCATGATCCCTCTGGTGTCGGCCAAGCGCGAGGTGGAGCTGGTCAAGGCCCGCATCGATGCGGTGGCCGCGGCGGTCAAGGCAGAGCGCGGCGAGGACTTTACCTACCGTCTGGGCGTCATGGTGGAAACACCGCGCGCGGCGCTCAGGGCGGGTGAGATTTCACCGCATACCGCGTTCCTCAGCTTTGGCACCAATGACCTGACCCAGATGACCTATGGGCTGTCGCGTGATGATGCCGGGCGGTTCATGTCGGACTATGTGAACCAGGGGGTCTTTCCCGAGGATCCGTTCCATGTGCTGGACACCGACGGGGTGGGGGAGCTGCTGAAACTGGGTGTGCAGCGCGGCCGGGCGGAAAACAGCGCCATCACTTTGTCGATCTGCGGCGAGCACGGCGGCAACCCCGAATCGATTGCCTTTTGCCGTGATGCGGGCTTTGATTACGTTTCATGTTCCCCGTTCCGGGTCCCGGTTGCGCGATTGGCCGCAGCCCAGCTGGCAATTTCCGGAAAGACCGGGCAGACGGCGCCAACATACACAAAATATTAA
- the glyS gene encoding glycine--tRNA ligase subunit beta, with the protein MPDLLIELFSEEIPARMQARAAEDLKKRVTDGLVEAGLTYAGAAALSTPRRLTLAVDGLLAESPTIREERKGPKVGAPDKAIEGFLRGAGLTRDQLEERETPKGAVYFALIEKPGRAAAEIIAEVLETTIRTFPWPKSMRWGAGTLRWVRPLHSILCILSDEAGATVVELDIDGIKSGNITRGHRFMAPDQITVTGFDDYAAKLKRAHVVLDPRERAEAIWQEATNQAFASGLEVVEDKGLLAEVAGLVECPVVLMGAIDAEFLELPAEVLQTSMKEHQKFFSVKKNKTGRIEKFITVANRETVDNGATILAGNQKVLSARLADAKFFWENDLRTAKSEAGMGSWVENLGNVTFHNKLGTQAARIDRIAALAREIAPDVGANAGLAEQAARVAKADLSSEMVYEFPELQGLMGRYYAQAAGLPQEVANACEQHYSPLGPGDDVPSEPVSVAVALADKLDTLTGFWAIDEKPTGSKDPFALRRAALGVIRLVLENDVRVGLKSVFAAGLAKQPKKASLEGALYYLESEVDRVKGLLSDPTYLGTLISGTRKELEEQLPAMERELKALAAELAEYTKYLDHAPTDLLSFFHDRLKVFLRDQGIRHDVIDACIAMDGNDDLTLLVKRARALEDFMKTEDGTNLLQGFKRANNILSQAEEKDGVEYSYGADRKFAEDDTEKALFDALEAGGAAISPAIEAEDFAAAMRGMAALRAPIDAFFEAVQVNADSDIVRRNRLNLLSQIRQVCGQVADLTKVEG; encoded by the coding sequence ATGCCCGATCTGCTGATTGAACTCTTTTCCGAAGAAATCCCGGCCCGCATGCAGGCGCGTGCCGCCGAGGATCTGAAGAAACGCGTGACCGATGGCCTGGTCGAGGCGGGTCTGACCTATGCCGGTGCCGCAGCGCTGTCGACGCCGCGCCGCCTGACGCTGGCGGTTGACGGTCTCTTGGCGGAAAGCCCCACCATCCGCGAAGAACGCAAAGGCCCCAAGGTCGGCGCGCCCGACAAGGCAATCGAGGGCTTCCTGCGCGGCGCAGGCCTGACCCGCGATCAGCTGGAAGAGCGCGAGACCCCCAAGGGTGCGGTCTATTTCGCCCTGATCGAAAAGCCGGGGCGTGCGGCAGCAGAGATCATTGCCGAGGTACTGGAAACCACCATCCGCACCTTCCCCTGGCCCAAATCCATGCGCTGGGGCGCCGGAACTTTGCGCTGGGTGCGCCCCTTGCATTCAATCCTGTGTATCCTGTCGGATGAGGCAGGCGCGACCGTGGTGGAACTGGACATCGACGGTATTAAATCCGGCAACATCACTCGCGGCCACCGCTTCATGGCTCCGGACCAGATCACCGTCACCGGTTTTGACGACTACGCCGCCAAGCTGAAGCGCGCGCATGTGGTGCTGGACCCCCGCGAACGGGCCGAGGCGATCTGGCAGGAGGCTACCAATCAGGCCTTTGCCAGCGGCCTGGAGGTGGTCGAAGACAAGGGTCTTCTGGCCGAGGTTGCCGGATTGGTGGAATGCCCGGTGGTGCTGATGGGCGCCATCGACGCCGAATTCCTGGAGCTGCCGGCCGAAGTGCTGCAGACGTCCATGAAGGAGCACCAGAAGTTCTTCTCGGTCAAAAAAAACAAGACCGGGCGGATCGAGAAATTCATCACCGTTGCCAACCGCGAGACCGTGGACAATGGCGCCACCATTCTGGCGGGCAATCAAAAAGTACTGTCGGCGCGGCTGGCCGACGCCAAGTTCTTCTGGGAAAACGACCTGCGCACCGCCAAGTCCGAGGCTGGCATGGGGTCCTGGGTCGAAAACCTCGGCAACGTGACATTTCACAACAAACTGGGCACCCAGGCGGCGCGGATTGACCGCATCGCCGCGCTGGCCCGCGAGATCGCGCCGGATGTCGGCGCCAATGCCGGTCTGGCAGAGCAGGCGGCGCGGGTCGCCAAGGCCGACCTCAGCTCTGAAATGGTTTATGAATTCCCGGAACTGCAGGGCCTGATGGGCCGCTACTATGCACAGGCCGCCGGTCTGCCGCAGGAAGTGGCAAACGCCTGCGAGCAGCATTATTCGCCGCTGGGACCGGGCGATGATGTCCCGTCAGAGCCTGTTTCGGTTGCCGTTGCGCTGGCCGACAAGCTGGACACGCTGACCGGATTCTGGGCGATTGATGAAAAGCCCACCGGGTCGAAAGACCCCTTTGCCCTGCGCCGAGCCGCGCTGGGGGTGATCCGGCTGGTGCTGGAGAATGATGTGCGGGTCGGACTAAAATCCGTTTTCGCGGCAGGTTTAGCTAAACAGCCCAAGAAGGCTTCCTTGGAAGGTGCTCTATACTATCTGGAATCGGAGGTTGATCGAGTGAAGGGGCTTCTATCCGACCCCACGTATCTAGGGACGTTGATTTCGGGTACCCGTAAAGAACTTGAGGAGCAGTTGCCCGCCATGGAGCGAGAGCTCAAAGCGCTTGCTGCGGAACTGGCCGAATACACCAAGTATCTCGACCACGCACCCACCGACCTCCTCTCCTTCTTCCACGACCGCCTCAAGGTTTTCCTGCGCGATCAGGGCATCCGCCATGATGTGATCGACGCTTGCATCGCCATGGACGGTAACGACGATCTGACCCTGCTGGTCAAACGCGCCCGCGCACTCGAAGACTTCATGAAGACCGAGGACGGCACCAACCTGCTGCAAGGCTTCAAACGCGCCAACAACATCCTGTCTCAGGCCGAGGAAAAAGACGGCGTCGAATACTCCTATGGCGCCGACCGCAAATTTGCCGAGGACGACACCGAAAAGGCACTGTTCGACGCGCTGGAGGCAGGCGGGGCGGCGATCTCTCCGGCCATCGAGGCCGAAGATTTCGCGGCTGCCATGCGGGGCATGGCCGCCCTGCGCGCGCCGATAGATGCGTTCTTTGAGGCAGTGCAGGTGAATGCCGACAGCGACATCGTCCGCCGCAACCGCCTGAACCTCCTCAGCCAGATCCGCCAGGTCTGCGGCCAGGTTGCTGACCTCACCAAGGTTGAAGGCTGA
- the gltS gene encoding sodium/glutamate symporter: METHITIPDFISVTLGFAVFLLGARLNAKVAALRRFNIPEPVTGGLAASVAVLLVYSLTGLQIEFEMQSRDYLLVLFFAGIGLNARLSDLVAGGRPLVILLVLTLLAILTQNVIGAAGAVLFGYPVQAGVLFGSAALIGGHGTAIAWAPDVAAAAGLDGAAELGVAVATLGLVLAALVGGPVARHLINRHGLTPARPEEEQTVGLGHDEAETATVGHLDLMRVMLYLNLAIILGYAASISLDAAGVKLPLFVPCLIAGILLANLRSLIAPAADPVARTPALALISEFSLGAFLALSLMALQLWTIAGLGLAIAVIMLAQTLFTVAFVLFVLFPLLGRGYRAAVLAAGFGGFALGATPTAIANMTAVTKRYGPSPIAFVVLPLVSAFFVDIANAIVIQAIVNF, encoded by the coding sequence ATGGAAACCCATATCACCATACCTGACTTCATCTCGGTAACGCTGGGGTTTGCGGTCTTTCTGCTGGGAGCGCGCCTGAATGCCAAGGTTGCAGCGCTGCGCCGGTTTAACATCCCGGAGCCGGTGACCGGCGGGCTGGCGGCCTCGGTTGCGGTGCTGCTGGTCTACAGCCTGACCGGCCTGCAAATCGAGTTCGAGATGCAGAGCCGCGACTACCTGCTGGTGCTGTTCTTTGCCGGTATCGGCCTTAACGCGCGGCTTTCCGACCTGGTTGCCGGCGGCAGGCCGCTGGTTATCCTGCTGGTGCTGACCCTGCTGGCCATTCTGACCCAGAACGTGATCGGCGCCGCCGGGGCCGTGCTGTTCGGATATCCGGTTCAGGCAGGCGTTCTGTTCGGGTCGGCGGCGCTGATCGGCGGGCATGGAACAGCGATTGCCTGGGCGCCCGATGTGGCGGCGGCGGCAGGGCTGGACGGTGCCGCTGAATTGGGCGTGGCGGTTGCAACATTGGGTCTGGTGCTGGCAGCACTGGTGGGCGGGCCGGTTGCCCGCCACCTGATCAACCGGCATGGGCTGACGCCTGCACGCCCGGAGGAGGAACAGACAGTCGGCCTTGGGCATGACGAGGCGGAGACAGCAACTGTCGGCCACCTCGATCTGATGCGGGTGATGCTGTACCTGAACCTTGCCATAATCCTGGGATATGCCGCCTCGATCAGCCTGGACGCTGCGGGGGTGAAGCTGCCGCTGTTTGTGCCCTGCCTGATCGCGGGCATTCTGCTGGCCAACCTGCGCAGCCTGATTGCGCCCGCTGCGGACCCTGTCGCCCGCACCCCGGCGCTTGCTCTGATCTCGGAGTTCTCGTTGGGCGCCTTTCTGGCCCTGTCGCTGATGGCCCTGCAGCTGTGGACCATCGCGGGGCTGGGACTGGCCATTGCCGTCATCATGCTGGCGCAGACGCTGTTCACGGTGGCCTTTGTGCTGTTTGTGCTGTTCCCGCTGCTGGGACGCGGCTACCGGGCTGCGGTGCTGGCCGCCGGGTTCGGCGGTTTTGCGCTGGGCGCCACCCCCACGGCCATCGCCAATATGACCGCTGTGACCAAACGCTACGGGCCGTCGCCTATTGCCTTTGTTGTGCTCCCCCTTGTATCCGCCTTCTTTGTTGATATCGCCAATGCCATCGTCATCCAGGCGATCGTGAATTTCTGA
- a CDS encoding DUF6446 family protein, whose product MGKFLALILILSALAAGGAMYYLQVYGFYEDVKLQPGRDVMLVPLNGGEAQPVAYSEFEAIDAGSSPIRYRACFRTKVTPDALAQLFTLTDKLEPRNAPGWFECFDAAAIGKQLANGSAKSFLSVKNISFGVDRVVAVTDDGRGYVWHELNDCGQKAYDGTVVGEECPARPATGE is encoded by the coding sequence ATGGGAAAGTTCCTGGCATTGATCCTGATCCTGTCAGCGCTCGCCGCTGGCGGGGCAATGTATTACCTTCAGGTTTACGGGTTTTATGAGGACGTGAAACTGCAGCCGGGCCGCGACGTGATGCTTGTGCCGCTGAATGGCGGCGAGGCGCAGCCGGTCGCCTATTCAGAGTTTGAGGCAATTGACGCCGGCAGTTCGCCGATCCGCTACCGCGCGTGTTTCCGCACCAAAGTGACGCCGGATGCACTGGCGCAGCTGTTCACCCTGACGGACAAGCTGGAACCGCGCAACGCGCCGGGCTGGTTTGAGTGTTTTGATGCGGCTGCCATCGGCAAACAGCTGGCCAATGGCTCGGCCAAATCCTTCCTGTCGGTCAAGAACATCTCCTTTGGTGTCGACCGGGTTGTTGCCGTCACTGACGATGGCCGCGGCTATGTCTGGCATGAGCTGAATGACTGCGGCCAGAAAGCCTATGACGGCACCGTGGTGGGCGAGGAATGCCCGGCCCGGCCGGCAACAGGCGAATAA
- a CDS encoding glycine--tRNA ligase subunit alpha, translating to MTQTNGAPRSFQEIILRLQNYWAAKGCAVMQPYDMEVGAGTFHPATTLRSLGSKAWAAAYVQPSRRPTDGRYGENPNRLQHYYQYQVLIKPSPPNLQELYLGSLEAIGVDMAMHDIRFVEDDWESPTLGAWGLGWEVWCDGMEVSQFTYFQQVGGHDCHPVSGELTYGLERLAMYVLGVDHVMDMPYNDPDALIPLTYGDVFKQTEEEYARWNFDVANTEVLLRHFEEAEAECAAILAQEHMDPKTGKRIIMAHPAYDQCIKASHIFNLLDARGVISVTERQAYIGRVRALAKQCADAFVLTDAGGYTAESAA from the coding sequence ATGACCCAGACCAACGGCGCGCCGCGCTCCTTCCAAGAGATTATCCTGAGGCTTCAGAATTACTGGGCTGCCAAAGGCTGCGCGGTGATGCAGCCCTATGACATGGAAGTCGGCGCCGGCACCTTTCATCCGGCGACCACGCTGCGCTCGCTGGGGTCCAAAGCCTGGGCCGCGGCTTATGTGCAGCCCTCGCGCCGCCCCACGGACGGGCGCTATGGTGAAAACCCGAACCGGCTGCAGCATTATTACCAGTACCAGGTGCTGATCAAACCCTCGCCGCCGAACCTGCAAGAGCTGTATCTGGGCAGTCTTGAGGCGATCGGCGTTGATATGGCAATGCATGACATCCGCTTTGTCGAGGACGACTGGGAAAGCCCGACGCTGGGCGCCTGGGGCCTGGGCTGGGAAGTCTGGTGCGACGGCATGGAAGTTTCCCAGTTCACCTATTTCCAGCAGGTCGGCGGCCATGACTGCCATCCGGTTTCGGGCGAGCTGACCTATGGTCTGGAGCGTCTGGCGATGTATGTGCTGGGTGTCGATCATGTGATGGACATGCCCTACAACGATCCGGACGCGCTGATCCCGCTGACCTATGGCGATGTGTTCAAGCAGACCGAGGAAGAATACGCCCGCTGGAATTTTGACGTGGCCAACACCGAAGTGCTGCTGCGCCATTTCGAGGAGGCCGAGGCTGAATGCGCCGCCATCCTGGCGCAAGAGCATATGGATCCCAAGACCGGCAAGCGCATCATCATGGCGCACCCGGCTTATGACCAGTGCATCAAGGCCAGCCACATCTTCAACCTGCTGGATGCGCGCGGCGTGATATCGGTTACCGAGCGCCAGGCCTATATCGGCCGGGTCCGGGCGCTGGCCAAGCAATGTGCCGACGCCTTTGTGCTGACTGACGCCGGCGGGTATACCGCCGAAAGTGCAGCCTGA
- a CDS encoding trypsin-like peptidase domain-containing protein, with translation MKKLFAALALPLIALAIAFTAPVSAQSSRDAVWIQIAARPSLREAETEARTYAARLPDVSGYAIGGGWYGVMIGPYAREDAERVLQVYRAENQIPRDSFIAFRRNLRSQFYPVAADATAPAQPAPAPAPAAPAAEDPAPQQQAAVQSNLPDETPAEARRSERVLSREQRMELQVALKAAGFYSSSIDGAFGRGTRGSMSDWQTARGFEPTGVLTTAQRQVLMDEYNAPLISVGMARVEDAKAGIALQIPADEVAFDRYESPFAHYAAKGSLGAEVLLISQPGDKRTLFGLYDIMQTLAIVPLEGPRQRGKDSFTIEGRNSKIVSFTQASLKNGEVKGFTLIWPAGDEDRRARVLAAMQASFTRLDGVLDPAAGGDAVQNIDLVSGLEIRKPKLSRSGFFVDGDGSVLTTSDVVAGCTRITLDHGYRAEVAANNTADGIAILRPVQALAPAAVGELSAASPRLQSEIAVSGFSYEGVLGAPSLTWGKVADVKSLDGNTGVARLELAAQPGDAGGPVLDSSGAVLGMLLPRTIEGKQLPEGVSFAVNAEAIRSALNTAGMTPAAQSASAGSLPNAAITRLASGMTVLVSCWE, from the coding sequence ATGAAAAAACTGTTTGCCGCTCTGGCGCTGCCGCTGATTGCGCTGGCCATTGCGTTCACCGCGCCGGTTTCGGCGCAAAGCAGCCGCGATGCGGTGTGGATCCAGATCGCCGCCCGCCCCTCCCTGCGCGAGGCCGAAACCGAGGCCCGCACCTATGCTGCCCGCCTGCCCGACGTCTCCGGTTATGCGATTGGCGGCGGCTGGTACGGGGTGATGATCGGCCCCTACGCCCGCGAAGACGCCGAACGGGTGCTGCAAGTCTACCGCGCCGAAAACCAGATCCCGCGCGACAGCTTCATCGCGTTCCGCCGCAACCTGCGCAGCCAGTTCTACCCGGTGGCCGCAGATGCAACCGCCCCGGCGCAACCGGCGCCTGCCCCTGCACCGGCGGCGCCTGCAGCAGAAGACCCGGCACCGCAGCAGCAGGCAGCCGTGCAGTCGAACCTGCCGGATGAGACCCCCGCCGAGGCGCGGCGCAGCGAACGCGTGCTGTCGCGTGAGCAGCGGATGGAGCTGCAGGTCGCACTGAAGGCCGCAGGCTTCTACAGCTCGTCCATCGACGGCGCCTTTGGCCGCGGCACCCGCGGCTCGATGAGCGATTGGCAGACGGCTCGCGGCTTTGAACCCACTGGCGTTCTGACCACCGCCCAGCGCCAGGTGCTGATGGATGAATACAACGCGCCGCTGATCTCGGTCGGCATGGCCCGCGTGGAAGACGCCAAAGCCGGCATCGCCCTGCAGATCCCTGCGGATGAGGTCGCGTTCGACCGCTATGAATCGCCCTTTGCCCATTACGCTGCCAAAGGCAGCCTGGGCGCGGAGGTGCTGCTGATCAGCCAGCCCGGCGACAAACGCACCCTGTTCGGCCTTTATGACATTATGCAGACGCTGGCGATTGTGCCGCTGGAAGGCCCGCGCCAGCGCGGCAAGGACAGCTTCACCATCGAAGGCCGCAACAGCAAGATCGTCTCCTTCACCCAAGCCAGCCTGAAAAACGGTGAGGTGAAGGGCTTTACCCTGATCTGGCCGGCCGGCGACGAAGACCGCCGCGCCCGCGTTCTGGCCGCAATGCAAGCCAGCTTCACCCGCCTCGACGGCGTTCTGGACCCGGCAGCCGGCGGCGATGCGGTGCAGAACATCGACCTGGTTTCTGGCCTGGAAATCCGCAAGCCGAAACTGTCGCGCTCCGGCTTCTTTGTCGATGGCGACGGCAGCGTGCTGACCACATCCGACGTGGTGGCGGGCTGTACCCGCATCACATTGGACCACGGCTACAGGGCCGAAGTAGCGGCCAACAACACCGCAGACGGCATCGCCATCCTACGCCCCGTCCAAGCGCTGGCGCCTGCCGCGGTTGGTGAACTCAGCGCCGCCTCGCCGCGGCTGCAGTCTGAGATCGCTGTTTCCGGCTTCTCCTATGAAGGCGTGCTGGGCGCACCAAGCCTGACCTGGGGCAAAGTCGCAGACGTCAAAAGCCTGGATGGCAACACCGGCGTTGCCCGGCTGGAGCTGGCAGCCCAGCCCGGCGACGCGGGCGGTCCGGTTCTAGACAGCAGCGGCGCTGTTCTGGGGATGCTGCTGCCGCGCACAATCGAAGGCAAACAACTGCCCGAAGGCGTCAGCTTTGCCGTCAACGCCGAAGCCATCCGCAGCGCGTTGAACACCGCAGGTATGACCCCGGCAGCACAGAGCGCCTCGGCAGGCAGCCTGCCGAATGCGGCAATAACCCGGCTGGCGTCCGGCATGACCGTGCTGGTCAGCTGCTGGGAGTGA